One region of Microbacterium rhizosphaerae genomic DNA includes:
- a CDS encoding ABC transporter ATP-binding protein, translating into MVQAHAAIRATNVSKTYRINHRNTSNRATEAFVEFAKRPFQRPEFEFFDALHALDFEIAQGEAVGIIGRNGAGKSTLLKLLTRITAPTTGRIELNGRVGSLLEVGTGFHPELTGRENIFLNGTLLGMRRREIVRRFDEIVDFSGVEKFLDTPVKRYSSGMYVRLAFAVAAHLDTEILAIDEVLAVGDAEFQRKSLAKMRDAAADGRTVLYVSHQMQTVLTLCTSAMFLQAGTLAYHGDVNSAMARYRESFDDHAAAQVEASRRPGTGELRAESVSTDATFHVADTKVVEIEIGDNADANLPYFVSAHVNDANGVVLAQCDSRVHGVWLDPSRPQRLTLSIDGLWLRPGRYSVDVFVCRSGILDAWEAAASFEILPDLPYPEVGSEEAISGGAVLTDFTYVLN; encoded by the coding sequence ATGGTGCAGGCGCACGCCGCGATCAGGGCGACGAATGTCTCGAAGACCTACCGCATCAACCACCGGAACACCTCGAATCGCGCCACGGAGGCCTTCGTGGAGTTCGCGAAGCGCCCGTTCCAACGTCCCGAGTTCGAATTCTTCGACGCACTTCACGCTCTCGACTTCGAGATCGCGCAAGGCGAGGCGGTCGGCATCATCGGACGCAACGGCGCCGGCAAGTCCACGCTCCTGAAGCTGCTCACCCGCATCACGGCACCGACGACCGGTCGCATCGAACTCAACGGCCGCGTGGGAAGCCTCCTCGAGGTCGGGACGGGGTTCCACCCCGAGTTGACCGGGCGCGAGAACATCTTCCTGAACGGCACGCTCCTCGGCATGCGCAGACGCGAGATCGTGCGCCGGTTCGACGAGATCGTCGACTTCTCGGGTGTCGAGAAGTTCCTCGACACCCCGGTCAAGCGCTACTCCTCAGGCATGTACGTGCGGCTCGCGTTCGCCGTCGCGGCACATCTCGATACCGAGATCCTCGCAATCGACGAGGTGCTTGCGGTGGGCGACGCAGAGTTCCAGCGCAAGTCCCTGGCGAAGATGCGGGATGCCGCAGCCGATGGCCGCACGGTCCTCTACGTCAGCCATCAGATGCAGACGGTGCTCACGCTCTGCACGTCGGCGATGTTCCTCCAGGCCGGAACGCTCGCCTACCACGGCGACGTCAACTCGGCGATGGCGCGGTATCGGGAGTCGTTCGACGACCACGCGGCCGCACAGGTCGAGGCATCCCGTCGCCCGGGCACGGGCGAACTGCGCGCCGAGTCCGTCAGCACCGACGCGACGTTCCACGTGGCCGACACCAAGGTCGTCGAGATCGAGATCGGCGACAACGCCGACGCGAATCTTCCTTACTTCGTGTCCGCGCACGTCAACGACGCGAACGGCGTCGTGCTTGCGCAGTGCGATTCTCGCGTGCACGGTGTCTGGCTCGATCCGTCACGCCCGCAGCGGCTCACGCTGTCGATCGACGGCCTATGGCTGCGTCCCGGCCGATATTCGGTCGACGTGTTCGTCTGCCGCTCCGGCATCCTCGACGCGTGGGAGGCCGCCGCGTCCTTCGAGATCCTCCCCGATCTGCCCTATCCCGAAGTCGGGTCGGAAGAGGCCATCTCCGGCGGGGCGGTTCTCACGGACTTCACCTACGTGCTCAATTGA
- a CDS encoding acyltransferase family protein, with the protein MTYRPELDGLRAVAVVAVIAFHSDIPGTGGGWMGVDIFFVLSGFLITSLLLAEHDRTGAISLRWFYARRVLRLYPALITMVVIGVPFFRLLGDQGTLPGYALTALFAGTYVQDFVIGFTGNAHGGFGHTWSLAVEEQFYLLWPILLILLLRRRANVLLWTLGAMGITTVTLAALSFQPSPDGIPDGAYFLPWSRFSALFAGCVVALLVRGEMTPSFVQRQWFGLGAAATGALLIVGASFLDQYPSFSWEEPAIAAASSAVVWHLTSSHSALASPLAWRPLAWLGRRSYGVYLYHLPVHAVLLAFVPLARSALGLLTLAVAIAVAAISYRYVELPFLRLKKRYAGETDRQQGDGGAPSAPTGPASST; encoded by the coding sequence GTGACGTACCGCCCTGAACTCGACGGCCTCCGAGCGGTGGCCGTTGTGGCCGTCATTGCATTCCACTCGGACATCCCAGGCACCGGTGGAGGATGGATGGGCGTCGACATCTTCTTCGTGCTCTCTGGTTTCCTCATCACTTCCTTGTTGCTCGCTGAGCATGACAGAACTGGCGCCATCTCACTTCGATGGTTCTACGCTCGCCGAGTTCTGCGGCTCTATCCCGCCCTCATCACGATGGTCGTGATCGGCGTACCCTTCTTTCGCCTGCTTGGAGATCAGGGCACGCTTCCGGGGTACGCTCTCACCGCGTTGTTCGCGGGAACATACGTTCAAGACTTCGTGATTGGCTTCACGGGGAATGCCCACGGCGGCTTCGGTCACACCTGGAGTCTCGCGGTGGAAGAGCAGTTCTATCTACTTTGGCCAATCCTGTTGATCCTGCTGCTTCGTCGCCGCGCGAACGTTCTCCTGTGGACTCTTGGAGCGATGGGCATCACGACCGTCACACTTGCTGCGCTATCGTTCCAGCCCTCCCCGGACGGTATTCCGGATGGCGCCTACTTTCTGCCGTGGTCTCGCTTCAGCGCGCTGTTCGCGGGATGCGTTGTCGCACTACTCGTGCGCGGCGAGATGACTCCGAGCTTTGTCCAGCGTCAGTGGTTCGGTCTCGGCGCTGCGGCGACGGGGGCCCTCCTCATCGTCGGAGCGAGTTTCCTCGACCAATATCCATCGTTCTCTTGGGAAGAACCCGCGATCGCCGCCGCGTCGTCCGCGGTTGTCTGGCACCTGACGTCGAGCCATTCGGCGCTCGCATCGCCTTTGGCCTGGCGGCCCCTGGCGTGGCTGGGGCGCCGTTCGTACGGCGTGTATCTCTATCACCTGCCAGTGCACGCCGTTCTTCTGGCGTTCGTCCCGCTCGCCAGGTCAGCGCTTGGCCTCTTGACGCTCGCTGTTGCGATAGCGGTCGCTGCCATCTCCTATCGCTACGTAGAGTTGCCATTCCTCCGCCTGAAGAAGCGGTACGCGGGGGAGACTGACCGCCAACAAGGTGATGGAGGCGCCCCTTCGGCGCCCACGGGCCCTGCGTCAAGCACCTGA
- a CDS encoding glycosyltransferase, translating to MDLVVMSLEPWDDVWRRNQHLIACLLADDPDLRVLFVEPAADPLHDIVSGRSPGRGTALTLAEGYEGRLLRFRPVKWFPRRFDAHADERLARSVLKRVGRAGMTHPLLWINDPAAAPLARLSGWPTLYDITDDWLAADRPEPELARLRADESWLLDHAAAVVACSPELVRRKIAERPGGVELITNGVDVDAYRVPRERPADLPNSSALYVGTLHRDRLDVGLCVSTAQALGEAGRLVLVGPNSLEAAETARLTDAGVLLLGRRGRDEVIAYLQHADVLTVPHVVTPFTESLDPIKLYEYRAVRRPVVSTPVAGFRDADDPHIRIAVAADFPRAVLESIQARSVVPEGAEMPIPEWNERAAQMRAVIDGIV from the coding sequence ATGGATCTCGTCGTGATGTCACTCGAGCCCTGGGACGATGTGTGGCGTCGAAACCAGCACCTGATCGCGTGTCTGCTGGCCGACGACCCCGACCTGCGGGTGCTCTTCGTCGAACCCGCCGCCGACCCGCTGCACGATATCGTGTCGGGACGCTCGCCCGGGCGAGGAACGGCGCTCACGCTGGCCGAGGGGTACGAAGGGCGACTGCTCCGCTTCCGGCCGGTGAAATGGTTCCCGCGCCGCTTCGATGCACATGCCGACGAGCGTCTCGCCCGGAGCGTGCTCAAGCGAGTCGGGCGAGCCGGGATGACGCATCCGCTCCTCTGGATCAACGACCCGGCGGCCGCGCCGCTCGCACGCCTCAGCGGTTGGCCTACCCTCTATGACATCACGGACGACTGGTTGGCCGCCGACCGGCCGGAGCCCGAGCTCGCCCGGCTCCGAGCGGACGAGTCGTGGCTTCTGGACCATGCCGCCGCGGTCGTCGCGTGCTCTCCCGAGCTCGTACGGAGGAAGATCGCAGAGCGTCCCGGAGGCGTTGAGCTCATCACCAACGGCGTCGATGTCGACGCCTACCGGGTGCCGCGTGAGCGGCCCGCCGACCTTCCGAACAGCTCCGCACTCTACGTCGGCACCCTGCACCGGGACCGGCTGGATGTCGGATTGTGCGTGAGCACGGCGCAAGCTCTCGGCGAGGCTGGTCGCCTGGTGCTGGTGGGTCCGAACTCGCTCGAGGCGGCGGAGACCGCCCGCCTCACGGACGCGGGCGTCCTGCTGCTGGGACGCCGTGGGCGTGATGAGGTGATCGCCTACCTGCAGCACGCGGATGTCCTGACGGTGCCGCACGTGGTGACGCCCTTCACCGAGAGTCTCGACCCGATCAAGCTCTATGAGTACCGAGCCGTGCGTCGGCCCGTCGTCTCGACGCCGGTAGCGGGTTTCCGGGATGCGGATGACCCGCACATCCGCATCGCGGTGGCTGCAGACTTTCCCCGAGCGGTGCTCGAGTCGATCCAGGCCCGCTCGGTCGTCCCGGAGGGAGCCGAGATGCCGATCCCCGAATGGAACGAGCGCGCGGCGCAGATGCGCGCTGTGATCGACGGGATCGTCTGA
- a CDS encoding glycosyltransferase WbsX family protein, which produces MTGELKARAVSFYLPQFFPIPENDAWWGPGFTEWTNAAKARPLFRGHVQPTLPADLGFYDLRVPETRQAQSDLAREYGIEAFAYWHYWFGEGDRILDRPFREVLESGSPEVSFCLAWANQSWTGVWHAAGDKVLKHQRYPGPEDDQRHFDAILAAFRDARYLRVDGRPVFYVFRPEELPDPAAFVDRWQAMARAAGLEGLYLVAEASDLLGRGSRYSTAAADGFDASVYMRLPVDVNPSTTLRMRLRRKLRGGPEVWPYSDSIVDTFPRDARVQPCVYPNWDNTPRSGKRGLAVTGATPALFQRNVEAAVALLADRPAQERLLWVKSWNEWAEGNHLEPDLRHGHGWLSALRAGLTA; this is translated from the coding sequence GTGACCGGCGAGCTGAAGGCCCGCGCCGTCTCGTTCTACCTGCCGCAGTTCTTCCCGATTCCGGAGAACGACGCGTGGTGGGGGCCCGGGTTCACCGAATGGACCAATGCCGCCAAGGCGCGGCCGCTGTTCCGCGGGCATGTCCAGCCGACGCTCCCCGCGGACCTCGGCTTCTACGACCTGCGGGTGCCGGAGACGCGTCAGGCGCAGAGCGACCTGGCCAGAGAATATGGCATCGAGGCCTTCGCGTACTGGCACTACTGGTTCGGCGAAGGCGACCGCATCCTGGATCGTCCTTTCCGCGAGGTGCTCGAGAGCGGCTCGCCGGAGGTGTCGTTCTGCCTCGCCTGGGCGAACCAGTCGTGGACGGGCGTCTGGCACGCCGCAGGCGACAAGGTGCTCAAACACCAGCGCTATCCGGGTCCCGAGGACGACCAGCGGCATTTCGACGCGATCCTGGCCGCATTCCGGGATGCGCGGTACCTGCGCGTCGACGGAAGGCCCGTGTTCTACGTCTTCCGGCCGGAGGAGCTTCCGGATCCCGCAGCCTTCGTCGACCGGTGGCAGGCGATGGCCCGTGCGGCCGGCCTGGAGGGCCTGTACCTGGTCGCCGAGGCGAGCGACCTGCTCGGCCGAGGCTCGCGCTACAGCACCGCGGCGGCCGACGGGTTCGACGCATCCGTCTACATGCGGCTTCCCGTCGATGTGAATCCGTCGACGACTTTGCGGATGCGTCTTCGCCGCAAGCTGCGCGGCGGACCCGAGGTGTGGCCGTACTCGGACTCGATCGTCGACACGTTCCCGCGCGATGCCCGGGTGCAGCCGTGCGTGTATCCGAACTGGGACAACACACCGCGTTCGGGAAAGCGCGGTCTCGCCGTGACCGGCGCCACACCCGCGCTCTTCCAGCGGAACGTCGAGGCTGCCGTCGCACTGCTCGCCGACCGTCCGGCGCAGGAGCGTCTGCTCTGGGTGAAGTCGTGGAACGAGTGGGCCGAGGGCAATCATCTGGAGCCCGACCTCCGGCACGGACACGGCTGGTTGAGCGCCCTGAGAGCGGGCCTGACCGCATGA
- a CDS encoding ABC transporter permease, protein MRPTIITPPGRLALPPWRELWEAREVAMRFGQRDIVLRYRQTLIGVAWVLIQPLASAGIFAIVFGAVAKLPSGGVPYFLFSYMSMLAWTLFASTVSRAAPSLVANQALVSKVFFPRMLMPVSTAASTLLDFGVGFALGVILLFIYRVNPGWPVLLVPVWVVIFVAVALGIGLAASAWMVKYRDVQYILPWVLQVALYATPVAYATDAVPANLRPLFLANPLAWMLDGFRWSVLGTAMPPAWQLIGSAVVAVLVLLLGATTFQRYERSFADLI, encoded by the coding sequence GTGCGCCCGACCATCATCACGCCCCCCGGCCGGCTCGCGTTGCCGCCGTGGCGCGAGTTGTGGGAGGCCCGCGAGGTCGCGATGCGCTTCGGTCAACGCGACATCGTGCTGCGCTACCGTCAGACGCTGATCGGCGTCGCGTGGGTGCTCATCCAGCCACTCGCGTCCGCAGGAATCTTTGCGATCGTGTTCGGCGCGGTCGCGAAGCTGCCGAGCGGTGGCGTGCCGTACTTTCTCTTCTCGTACATGAGCATGCTGGCGTGGACGCTCTTCGCGAGCACGGTCTCGCGCGCGGCCCCGTCGCTCGTCGCGAACCAGGCTCTCGTGTCGAAGGTGTTCTTCCCCCGGATGCTCATGCCGGTCTCGACCGCGGCATCCACGCTCCTCGACTTCGGTGTCGGATTCGCGCTCGGCGTCATCCTGCTGTTCATCTACCGGGTGAATCCGGGCTGGCCGGTGCTTCTCGTCCCCGTGTGGGTCGTCATCTTCGTCGCCGTGGCGCTCGGGATCGGCCTTGCGGCGTCCGCGTGGATGGTCAAGTACCGCGATGTGCAATACATCCTGCCGTGGGTGCTCCAAGTCGCTCTCTATGCGACGCCGGTCGCGTACGCGACGGATGCTGTCCCCGCGAATCTGCGGCCGCTCTTCCTCGCGAATCCGCTCGCATGGATGCTGGACGGCTTCCGCTGGTCGGTCCTCGGGACGGCGATGCCACCCGCCTGGCAGCTCATCGGCTCCGCCGTCGTCGCGGTGCTCGTGTTGTTGCTGGGAGCGACGACCTTCCAGCGCTACGAACGATCGTTCGCAGACCTCATCTAG
- a CDS encoding glycosyltransferase has translation MEIYFLCLFSLLSKRRLVAYDFLRPRARWAVPVGRLLLRRVDRWLVVRSSDIGMLGSDFRVPADRCEFVPYPGTPAGGTTELGGYVYAAGIAHRDWPTLIAAARLCDVPFIISSDPQLTDVPANVDARPLVPPADGRRLAAGAQLVVVPLVDTSLPAGPTVVVDAQATGKAVIATDTGGARDYVDNGRTGWLVPPGDAPAMARVIGEVFDDEELLERVGRTAAAEMPSPRACLDIACEAAARDSSLLR, from the coding sequence ATGGAGATCTATTTCCTGTGCCTGTTCTCGCTGCTGTCGAAGCGGCGCCTCGTCGCCTATGACTTCCTTCGGCCTCGTGCGCGGTGGGCGGTTCCCGTCGGTCGCCTGCTCTTGCGGCGGGTGGACCGTTGGCTTGTCGTTCGTTCATCCGACATCGGCATGCTCGGTTCGGATTTCCGAGTGCCGGCCGATCGATGCGAGTTCGTCCCCTACCCGGGGACTCCAGCGGGCGGCACGACGGAACTCGGCGGCTACGTGTACGCCGCCGGCATCGCGCACAGGGACTGGCCGACCCTCATCGCTGCGGCACGCCTCTGCGATGTGCCGTTCATCATCTCGTCCGATCCGCAGTTGACGGACGTTCCCGCGAACGTGGACGCGAGGCCGCTCGTGCCTCCCGCAGACGGTCGACGACTGGCCGCAGGAGCGCAACTCGTGGTCGTCCCGCTCGTCGACACGAGCCTCCCGGCGGGGCCGACGGTCGTGGTCGATGCTCAGGCGACGGGCAAAGCCGTCATCGCGACCGATACGGGTGGGGCGCGCGACTACGTCGACAACGGGCGCACAGGCTGGCTGGTGCCGCCCGGAGACGCGCCCGCGATGGCTCGCGTCATCGGCGAGGTGTTCGATGACGAGGAGCTGCTGGAGCGAGTCGGTCGAACGGCGGCAGCGGAGATGCCCAGCCCGCGAGCCTGCCTCGACATCGCATGCGAGGCCGCCGCGCGTGACAGCTCGCTGCTTCGATAA
- a CDS encoding glycosyltransferase family 4 protein, producing MNRDAASAPLRIAMISYYLPSESKIGVGYQVHELADELARRGHHVDVFSPCAPVEGALYGHVHLPMTGSLRTFRFAFVMRRQDLSSYDVLHAHGEDYWMWRRRVPMHVRTLHGSCFEEAIHIRGLGQKLRMIMLGFTEVLASIVADRTVLISPQTRRWTPWVRTVIPNGVDAARFAPDGTPRSSRPTILFVGTWRQRKRGSELARIFSEEVRPRVPDARLRMVTQDAPSTLPEGVEALGRLSDAELAHEYRTAWVFCLPSSYEGFGIPYAEAMTAGVPVVATPNVGARYVTDRGRYGVVAELDELGGELRALLTDAAWRERLSTASLERAKEFDLRSVADRYEHVYRGGDDVDEFGQR from the coding sequence ATGAACCGGGATGCCGCATCCGCTCCGCTCCGGATCGCGATGATCTCGTACTACCTGCCCAGCGAGAGCAAGATCGGGGTGGGCTATCAAGTGCACGAGCTCGCCGACGAGCTCGCCCGGCGAGGCCATCACGTGGATGTCTTCAGTCCCTGCGCGCCGGTGGAAGGAGCCTTGTACGGCCACGTCCACCTGCCGATGACGGGGAGCCTGCGCACGTTCCGGTTCGCCTTCGTCATGCGACGTCAGGACCTCTCGTCCTACGACGTCCTGCACGCGCACGGGGAGGACTACTGGATGTGGCGCCGGCGCGTCCCGATGCACGTGCGCACGCTGCACGGCTCCTGCTTCGAGGAGGCCATCCACATCCGGGGCCTCGGCCAGAAGCTGCGCATGATCATGCTCGGCTTCACTGAGGTGCTGGCATCCATCGTCGCGGACCGGACGGTGCTGATCTCACCGCAGACACGCCGTTGGACGCCCTGGGTGCGCACGGTGATCCCGAACGGGGTGGATGCTGCGCGCTTCGCGCCCGACGGCACCCCGCGCTCGAGCCGGCCCACGATCCTGTTCGTGGGAACCTGGCGCCAGCGCAAGCGCGGATCGGAGCTGGCACGAATCTTCTCGGAGGAGGTGCGGCCTCGTGTTCCCGACGCGCGCCTGCGGATGGTGACCCAGGATGCGCCGTCCACTCTTCCTGAGGGAGTGGAGGCGCTGGGTCGCCTTTCGGACGCCGAGCTCGCGCACGAGTACCGCACCGCGTGGGTGTTCTGCCTCCCGTCGAGCTACGAGGGCTTCGGCATCCCCTATGCCGAGGCGATGACTGCCGGCGTGCCTGTGGTCGCGACGCCGAACGTCGGCGCCCGGTACGTCACGGATCGCGGCCGCTACGGCGTCGTCGCGGAGCTCGATGAGCTGGGCGGGGAGCTCAGAGCGCTCCTGACGGATGCGGCGTGGCGCGAGCGCCTGTCGACGGCTTCGCTGGAGCGGGCGAAGGAGTTCGACCTGCGATCGGTCGCCGACCGCTACGAACATGTGTACCGCGGGGGTGACGACGTCGATGAGTTCGGGCAGCGGTGA
- a CDS encoding glycosyltransferase family 2 protein: MPFDYDVVIPTLGNRPALLDQSIASALGQTLPPARVIVVVDGDLIAAAEIKQRWPAVDVVAVAERSGTAAARQRGIESCSATWVTFLDDDDLWAKRKMAVTADYLERHSTCQAVRAVYWIFAEPGDPINEYGGQNVDMHGTSLDDLERAAIGMSPANDFEYLRIQGDSLGLLLERNRGVISTTCVRRSLLEGIPAVPPTMHAGEDHVLFCLIATRAEWHLIDEPLLFYRVHSAQYTRTGIGMARGIIQSRVTAWELCGDAAPRSLGTYGWTYRREFRPFLWAMLRPGKLVEAFRTWTASFQLLPYWTDRALLLIPEPVVWRWDHRVRRITAAAGPKKGYVLDSTAEDRPRLSVCVVTYERPTYLERCLRSLDENVSDDVEIVVVDASKESAEALVAGIRPSAIYVHAPQLAGWMTRSRNEALKRARGDVISFLDDDVVVSAQWQAALLAAYDDPSVSAVAGRTRNLQPGEDVYDQPVGRLRQDGSLTEGFASIQPPTTPIDHGIGANMSFRRRMLARLGGFRDDYPGTAIREDTDIFLRVKRAGGRAVFATDAVVDHLPAPHVHGARFDLRYKLYARRNHMVLLARYDGIRSRMLRRWIVHELRSVRQVAGLRRKAQRLVVITIGIGWGAAAMIRQAHWTPMDPARGDPLATQLRLRMMADAPDGH, translated from the coding sequence GTGCCCTTCGACTATGACGTGGTCATCCCCACGCTGGGGAATCGACCTGCACTTCTCGATCAGTCGATCGCGAGCGCGCTCGGGCAGACGCTGCCTCCCGCGCGTGTCATCGTCGTCGTCGACGGCGACCTCATCGCGGCCGCAGAGATCAAGCAAAGGTGGCCCGCCGTCGACGTGGTCGCCGTTGCTGAACGATCAGGCACCGCGGCAGCGCGGCAGCGCGGGATCGAGTCGTGTTCCGCGACTTGGGTGACGTTCCTGGACGATGACGACCTCTGGGCGAAACGGAAGATGGCCGTCACCGCGGACTATCTGGAGCGGCATTCGACGTGTCAGGCCGTGCGTGCCGTTTACTGGATCTTCGCGGAGCCCGGCGATCCGATCAACGAATATGGCGGGCAGAACGTCGACATGCACGGAACTTCGCTCGACGATCTCGAGCGCGCTGCCATCGGCATGAGCCCGGCGAACGACTTCGAGTACCTCCGCATTCAGGGAGACAGCCTGGGCCTTCTCCTGGAACGCAATCGCGGTGTGATCTCAACAACCTGCGTCCGGCGGTCGCTGCTGGAAGGCATCCCAGCCGTGCCACCCACGATGCATGCGGGCGAGGATCACGTGCTGTTCTGCCTGATCGCCACGCGTGCCGAGTGGCACCTGATCGATGAGCCGCTCCTCTTCTACCGGGTCCACAGCGCTCAGTACACGCGTACCGGTATTGGCATGGCGCGGGGGATCATCCAGTCCCGCGTCACAGCGTGGGAGCTCTGCGGCGACGCCGCGCCGCGGTCACTCGGGACATACGGTTGGACCTACCGTCGCGAGTTCCGACCCTTCCTCTGGGCGATGCTCCGCCCTGGAAAGCTCGTCGAAGCCTTTCGGACATGGACGGCGTCCTTCCAGCTCCTGCCCTACTGGACCGACCGCGCTCTTCTTCTCATCCCGGAGCCCGTGGTTTGGAGGTGGGATCACCGGGTGCGACGAATCACCGCCGCGGCGGGTCCGAAGAAGGGCTACGTCCTTGACAGCACCGCTGAGGATCGCCCTCGCCTGAGTGTCTGCGTCGTCACATACGAACGCCCCACGTATCTCGAACGCTGCCTGCGGAGTCTCGACGAGAACGTGTCCGACGACGTCGAGATCGTGGTCGTCGATGCCTCGAAGGAGTCCGCCGAGGCGCTGGTGGCCGGCATCCGTCCGTCCGCGATCTATGTCCATGCCCCGCAGCTCGCGGGCTGGATGACCAGGTCGCGCAACGAAGCGCTGAAGCGAGCCCGCGGCGACGTGATCTCGTTTCTCGACGACGACGTCGTTGTGAGCGCGCAGTGGCAGGCGGCGCTCCTCGCGGCGTACGACGACCCGTCCGTCAGCGCGGTCGCCGGTCGGACGCGCAATCTCCAGCCCGGGGAGGACGTCTACGACCAACCCGTAGGCCGCCTCCGCCAGGATGGCTCGCTCACTGAAGGCTTCGCGTCCATCCAGCCTCCGACGACCCCGATCGATCACGGCATCGGAGCCAATATGTCGTTCCGGAGGCGGATGCTGGCCCGCCTGGGCGGATTCCGCGACGACTACCCCGGGACGGCGATCCGCGAGGACACCGACATCTTCCTCCGGGTCAAGCGCGCCGGCGGTCGGGCTGTGTTCGCGACCGACGCGGTCGTCGACCACCTCCCGGCGCCGCACGTTCACGGCGCCCGCTTCGATCTGAGGTACAAGCTCTACGCGCGGCGGAACCACATGGTGCTCCTTGCGCGGTACGACGGGATACGCTCCCGAATGCTCCGTCGGTGGATCGTGCATGAACTTCGAAGCGTCAGACAGGTTGCAGGCCTCCGGAGGAAGGCACAGCGGCTCGTCGTCATCACGATCGGAATCGGATGGGGTGCTGCCGCGATGATCCGTCAAGCACATTGGACGCCGATGGATCCGGCTCGTGGAGACCCCCTCGCGACTCAACTCCGTCTGCGAATGATGGCAGACGCTCCCGACGGGCACTGA